Within Streptomyces roseirectus, the genomic segment GGGCCGTACGCTGCTGGAGCAGTCGTACGCCCAACTCCCCGAGGCGACGGGCGTGTTCGCGGGCCGGCGGCAGGAGCTGGCGAAGATCAGGCAGTGGGTCCAGGCGGGCCGCGCGAGCACCCGCACCCGCCCGACGGTGGTCGTCCTGCACGGCGAACCCGGCACCGGACGCACGACGCTCGCGGTCCGCGCGGCACACGATCTGCGCGACCAGTTCCGGGGCGCCTGCGTCGTCGACCTGCGCGGCGGTTCGGACGAGGCCCCGCTGTCGACGCGTGACGCGCTGCTGCACCTCCTCAACCGGCTCGGCGCACCCCGCGAACAACTCCTGTTCCGGGAGCGCTCGTCGGCGGACCAGCAGGTGAAGCGGCTGAGCGAGCTGTACTACCAGCACCTCACCAAGCTCCCGGTCACCGTCATCCTCGACGACGCCAGTGATCCGGCCCAGGTCCGCGCCCTGATCCCGGAGCGCTCGGACAGCCTGATCCTGGTGACGTCCCGCTCCCCGCTCCCCCTGCCCGCCGAACTCGGCGCCTGGGTCCACGAGTTGCCCGTCCGCCCGCTGGAGGCGGCCGGCGCCGAGGAACTGCTCGCCGCCACCGCGCAGGACAGCACGGGCCCCTACGACGCGGAGGCCACCGACCAGCTCCTCGACCTGTGCGACGGACTGCCGCTGGCACTGCGCGTCGCCGGCTCCGCGCTCGGCCCGCGCACCCCCCGCCAACTGGCCCAGGAACTCGCCGCGTACGGCCCCGTAGCGCCCACGGACCGTGCCCTGTGGCTGCGTTACACCGACCAGCCCGAGCAGACCCGTCGCCTGCTGCGCCGTCTCGCGCTCGCCGGACGCGCCTCGCTGGGGGCCGCCGCGGCGGCCGCGCTGCTCGCCACGGACCGCTCCGAAGCGGCCCGTCTGCTGGGCGAGTTGGCGCGCGCCGGGCTCGTCGACCGGGTGCGCGGCGACCGTTTCCGGCTGCACGACGTCGTCCGCGCGTTCGCCGCCGCCCGCCTCCACGACGAGGAGGACAGCCACGAACTCGCCGCCGCCAAGGAGCGGTTGATCGTCAGCTACTCCGAACTCGCCGATTCGGTGCTGCGGTTGGTGGACGGCAACATGTCCACCCGCTCCGACCGGTTCAGCCCGCACGGTTTCACCTCCCTCGACGAGGCGTTGCGCTGGCTCGACGACGAGACCAGCTTCATCACCGCGACGCTGCGGCACACCGACGGCGTCGACCGGGCGGCCGTGCTCAACCTGCTGGGCGCGCTGTGCGACTACTGCCTGCTGCGCGGCGACCTCTACCGGCTCGGTGAGATCAGCGAGTTGGCCCAGTCCATCGACCAGAGCCTGCTCGTGCGGTCCGTGCAGTGGCGCACCGGCATCGCCGCGCGGCAGCTCGGCGAGCTGGACAAGGCGCGCACGACACTGACGTCCGTCGTCGACCTGTACCTCCAGTCCCATCACGACGCCGGGGCGGCCCGCGCGCTGTGCTCGCTCGGGATCACCCTCCACCACCAGGGCAACCTGATCGAGGCGGCGGTGAAGCTGCGCGAAGCCCTCGACCTCCAGCAGGCGCCGGAGCTGGCGACGGACCGGGCGTGGACGCTGCACGCGCTGGCCGCCGTCGAACGGGACCGGGCGCGGCTGCCGGAGGCGCTGGAACTGCTCACGCAGTCGCTGGTGCTGCACCGGCGGGGCGGGTCCGTCCACGGAGAGGCGTGGGCGCACTACCAGTTGGGCCAGCTGAACCTGCGGCGCGGTGAACTCGACGCGGCCGTCGAGGAGTTGAACCGGGCGCTCGAACTGTACGGCCGCACCAGGGATTCCCGGGGCGAGGCGTGGGCGCTCACCCAGCTCGCCCGCGCCCGCCTCATCGACGGGGACGCCTCCCTCGCCGTCGAGGAGCTACGGGCGGCCGCCGCCCGGCACCGGGAGAACGAGGACGCGCGGGGCGAGGCGTGGACCGTCTACTACCTCGGGCTCGCCCTGGAGGAGACCGGTCAACTCGATCGTTCCGTCCGCGAGTTGGAGCGTTCCCGGACCATGTTCTCCCGGATGCGGGACGTGTACGGGCTCGCCTGCGCGCGGCACCAGTCCGCCCGTGTCACCCGCGACCAGCGGGCCGCGCAGACCGGGTCGCTGCGCAACTCCGGGTTCGCCCGGCAGCTCCTCGTCGACGCCCGCGCCGACTTCCAGCGCATCGGCGTCGCCCACGGCGAGGCGTGGACCTGCCTCGAACTCGCCGTCGTCGACGCGGGCAACGCCCGTACCGCGCAGGCGCTTTCGCTGTGCGACGAGGCGATCTCCCTGTTCGCGTCCTACGGGGACCGGCGAGGCGAGGACTGGGCCCGCTTCCTGCGCTGCACGCTCCTGCCGTACGCCTCGCCCGGCGGGGTCGAGGTCGGGACCGCCGTCGCCCAGGAGGAACTGCTCCAACTCGGGCGCGAAGGGCACGCGTTGCGGGACGAGAAGCTTGCCGACTTCGTCGAGGCGTACGGGCTCGCGCTGGAACGGGGGGTGAACCTGGAGGCCGGCTGGCAGGCTTGGCGCCTGCGGATGGTGCCGGGGCGGCATGCGCGGGAAGTCATGGGGGTGACGGTGTCGGCACAGGCGGCTTGAGGGGGGGGCGGGCATGGACGGTGAGGAGCTGGTCCGGCGCCGGTTCGTGGTGCTGGAGGGCGAGTTGAGCGACGTCCGGCTGCCCGCCGGGGCGACGGTGATCCGCGTCGAGGACATCGGGGTGTCCGAGCCGCCGGAGGTGACGTTGCTGCGGCTGC encodes:
- a CDS encoding tetratricopeptide repeat protein, which gives rise to MRDSHRVEAERLVVRAVEEEVRRSGGRTDGKVLLGRARAALDAMAQTAGAEYEAYTRALNEAEAAHMSFGKRYAEEGGRTPLLVAGVAAITTTVADLALGTGTGTALGAGLAVGVVGAAATVVKVAGTHLPAAHRRAGAAGQPGGAEQLRLQWLTALEVRGIRPFLDQQRVLSASTGPKQPGPKLLGADKSAAARGRTLLEQSYAQLPEATGVFAGRRQELAKIRQWVQAGRASTRTRPTVVVLHGEPGTGRTTLAVRAAHDLRDQFRGACVVDLRGGSDEAPLSTRDALLHLLNRLGAPREQLLFRERSSADQQVKRLSELYYQHLTKLPVTVILDDASDPAQVRALIPERSDSLILVTSRSPLPLPAELGAWVHELPVRPLEAAGAEELLAATAQDSTGPYDAEATDQLLDLCDGLPLALRVAGSALGPRTPRQLAQELAAYGPVAPTDRALWLRYTDQPEQTRRLLRRLALAGRASLGAAAAAALLATDRSEAARLLGELARAGLVDRVRGDRFRLHDVVRAFAAARLHDEEDSHELAAAKERLIVSYSELADSVLRLVDGNMSTRSDRFSPHGFTSLDEALRWLDDETSFITATLRHTDGVDRAAVLNLLGALCDYCLLRGDLYRLGEISELAQSIDQSLLVRSVQWRTGIAARQLGELDKARTTLTSVVDLYLQSHHDAGAARALCSLGITLHHQGNLIEAAVKLREALDLQQAPELATDRAWTLHALAAVERDRARLPEALELLTQSLVLHRRGGSVHGEAWAHYQLGQLNLRRGELDAAVEELNRALELYGRTRDSRGEAWALTQLARARLIDGDASLAVEELRAAAARHRENEDARGEAWTVYYLGLALEETGQLDRSVRELERSRTMFSRMRDVYGLACARHQSARVTRDQRAAQTGSLRNSGFARQLLVDARADFQRIGVAHGEAWTCLELAVVDAGNARTAQALSLCDEAISLFASYGDRRGEDWARFLRCTLLPYASPGGVEVGTAVAQEELLQLGREGHALRDEKLADFVEAYGLALERGVNLEAGWQAWRLRMVPGRHAREVMGVTVSAQAA